A region from the Triticum aestivum cultivar Chinese Spring chromosome 3D, IWGSC CS RefSeq v2.1, whole genome shotgun sequence genome encodes:
- the LOC123078313 gene encoding putative L-cysteine desulfhydrase 1 isoform X1, with translation MASIPSNDVSENGHGNGNGPSPPRAKRPRAALISAAQIRDEFAHHDPAVARVNNGSFGCCPASVLEAQARWQRLFLAQPDAFYFDGLQPGLRRSRAAVAALVNAGDVSEISLVDNATTAAAIVLQHAAWSFAEGHFARGDAVLMLHYAYGAVKKSIQAYVARAGATVVEVPLPFPVTSPDAIITEFHAALAVAKAGGRKVRLAVIDHITSMPSVLIPVKELVAICRQEGVDKVFVDAAHSVGQVPVDVRDIGADFYTSNLHKWFFCPPAVAFLHTRKGGPITSQLHHPVVSHEYGNGLPMESGWIGTRDYSAQIVVPEAIHFVNRFEGGIEGIRSRNHEKVIEMGRMLAEAWGTFLGSPPVMCGSMAMVGMPCCLCIESDDDALRVRTMLRKDFKVEVPIYYNSRQVKVQEMAKDNNSDPVTGYVRISHQVYNVKEEYERLRDAVNKLVAEGFTSAKLRPAEKIIYSTEVWTVASTIFYGACTSQRRTVKMQETLA, from the exons atgGCGTCGATCCCGTCTAACGACGTCTCCGAGAACGGCCACGGCAACGGAAACGGCCCATCCCCGCCGCGCGCCAAGCGCCCCCGCGCAGCGTTGATCTCGGCCGCCCAGATCCGCGACGAGTTCGCGCACCACGACCCCGCAGTTGCCCGCGTCAACAACGGCAGCTTCGGCTGCTGCCCGGCCTCCGTGCTCGAAGCGCAGGCGCGCTGGCAGCGCCTCTTCCTCGCTCAGCCCGACGCCTTCTACTTCGACGGCCTTCAGCCGGGGCTCCGCCGCTCCCGCGCAGCCGTCGCGGCCCTTGTCAACGCTGGGGACGTCTCCGAGATTTCCCTCGTCGACAACGCTACCACCGCTGCTGCAATCGTGCTGCAGCATGCCGCCTGGAGCTTTGCCGAGGGGCACTTCGCTCGTGGCGACGCTGTGCTCATGCTCCATTACGCCTACGGAGCAGTCAAGAAATCTATCCAGGCCTACGTTGCCCGCGCGGGCGCCACTGTCGTCGAGGTACCCCTCCCGTTCCCCGTCACCTCCCCTGACGCCATTATCACGGAGTTCCATGCTGCGCTCGCTGTTGCCAAGGCCGGTGGTCGTAAGGTCCGGCTTGCTGTCATTGATCACATCACCTCCATGCCCAGTGTTCTCATTCCAGTCAAGGAGCTAGTTGCCATTTGTCGCCAAGAGGGCGTCGACAAAGTTTTTGTTGATGCTGCACACTCTGTTGGGCAAGTCCCCGTCGATGTGCGAGACATTGGGGCGGATTTCTACACTAGCAACCTCCACAAGTGGTTCTTTTGCCCCCCGGCCGTCGCTTTCTTACACACCCGCAAGGGTGGCCCGATAACCTCTCAGCTCCACCACCCTGTTGTGTCACATGAATATGGCAATGGGCTACCTATGGAGAGTGGATGGATTGGGACACGGGATTACAGTGCCCAGATCGTCGTTCCTGAAGCTATTCACTTTGTGAACCGATTTGAAGGTGGGATTGAGGGGATACGCAGCCGGAACCATGAGAAGGTGATTGAGATGGGGAGGATGCTTGCCGAAGCATGGGGGACATTTCTTGGATCACCACCAGTAATGTGTGGAAGCATGGCTATGGTAGGGATGCCTTGTTGTCTTTGCATTGAGAGTGACGATGATGCACTGAGAGTGCGGACCATGTTGAGGAAGGATTTCAAAGTTGAGGTGCCTATATACTACAATAGCAGACAGGTTAAAGTGCAAGAGATGGCAAAGGATAATAATAGTGATCCAGTGACAGGGTATGTAAGAATCTCACACCAGGTTTACAATGTCAAGGAGGAGTATGAGAGGCTGAGAGATGCTGTCAATAAGCTTGTTGCTGAGGGGTTCACCAGTGCCAAATTGAGGCCAGCTGAGAAG ATAATATATTCCACTGAAGTTTGGACCGTGGCATCTACCATTTTTTACGGTGCTTGTACTAGCCAAAGACGCACCGtaaaaatg CAAGAAACTCTGGCTTGA
- the LOC123078313 gene encoding putative L-cysteine desulfhydrase 1 isoform X2, translating to MASIPSNDVSENGHGNGNGPSPPRAKRPRAALISAAQIRDEFAHHDPAVARVNNGSFGCCPASVLEAQARWQRLFLAQPDAFYFDGLQPGLRRSRAAVAALVNAGDVSEISLVDNATTAAAIVLQHAAWSFAEGHFARGDAVLMLHYAYGAVKKSIQAYVARAGATVVEVPLPFPVTSPDAIITEFHAALAVAKAGGRKVRLAVIDHITSMPSVLIPVKELVAICRQEGVDKVFVDAAHSVGQVPVDVRDIGADFYTSNLHKWFFCPPAVAFLHTRKGGPITSQLHHPVVSHEYGNGLPMESGWIGTRDYSAQIVVPEAIHFVNRFEGGIEGIRSRNHEKVIEMGRMLAEAWGTFLGSPPVMCGSMAMVGMPCCLCIESDDDALRVRTMLRKDFKVEVPIYYNSRQVKVQEMAKDNNSDPVTGYVRISHQVYNVKEEYERLRDAVNKLVAEGFTSAKLRPAEKQETLA from the exons atgGCGTCGATCCCGTCTAACGACGTCTCCGAGAACGGCCACGGCAACGGAAACGGCCCATCCCCGCCGCGCGCCAAGCGCCCCCGCGCAGCGTTGATCTCGGCCGCCCAGATCCGCGACGAGTTCGCGCACCACGACCCCGCAGTTGCCCGCGTCAACAACGGCAGCTTCGGCTGCTGCCCGGCCTCCGTGCTCGAAGCGCAGGCGCGCTGGCAGCGCCTCTTCCTCGCTCAGCCCGACGCCTTCTACTTCGACGGCCTTCAGCCGGGGCTCCGCCGCTCCCGCGCAGCCGTCGCGGCCCTTGTCAACGCTGGGGACGTCTCCGAGATTTCCCTCGTCGACAACGCTACCACCGCTGCTGCAATCGTGCTGCAGCATGCCGCCTGGAGCTTTGCCGAGGGGCACTTCGCTCGTGGCGACGCTGTGCTCATGCTCCATTACGCCTACGGAGCAGTCAAGAAATCTATCCAGGCCTACGTTGCCCGCGCGGGCGCCACTGTCGTCGAGGTACCCCTCCCGTTCCCCGTCACCTCCCCTGACGCCATTATCACGGAGTTCCATGCTGCGCTCGCTGTTGCCAAGGCCGGTGGTCGTAAGGTCCGGCTTGCTGTCATTGATCACATCACCTCCATGCCCAGTGTTCTCATTCCAGTCAAGGAGCTAGTTGCCATTTGTCGCCAAGAGGGCGTCGACAAAGTTTTTGTTGATGCTGCACACTCTGTTGGGCAAGTCCCCGTCGATGTGCGAGACATTGGGGCGGATTTCTACACTAGCAACCTCCACAAGTGGTTCTTTTGCCCCCCGGCCGTCGCTTTCTTACACACCCGCAAGGGTGGCCCGATAACCTCTCAGCTCCACCACCCTGTTGTGTCACATGAATATGGCAATGGGCTACCTATGGAGAGTGGATGGATTGGGACACGGGATTACAGTGCCCAGATCGTCGTTCCTGAAGCTATTCACTTTGTGAACCGATTTGAAGGTGGGATTGAGGGGATACGCAGCCGGAACCATGAGAAGGTGATTGAGATGGGGAGGATGCTTGCCGAAGCATGGGGGACATTTCTTGGATCACCACCAGTAATGTGTGGAAGCATGGCTATGGTAGGGATGCCTTGTTGTCTTTGCATTGAGAGTGACGATGATGCACTGAGAGTGCGGACCATGTTGAGGAAGGATTTCAAAGTTGAGGTGCCTATATACTACAATAGCAGACAGGTTAAAGTGCAAGAGATGGCAAAGGATAATAATAGTGATCCAGTGACAGGGTATGTAAGAATCTCACACCAGGTTTACAATGTCAAGGAGGAGTATGAGAGGCTGAGAGATGCTGTCAATAAGCTTGTTGCTGAGGGGTTCACCAGTGCCAAATTGAGGCCAGCTGAGAAG CAAGAAACTCTGGCTTGA